GTACAGGGCAATCTGGATCTGCGGCCCCACGCCGTCGCGCTTCGCGTGGGAGAATCAGTTGACGATGTCTCCTTGAGATAGAGAGCGTACTCTCTCGAACATTGATGCAATGCGTTGTACAGACCCCGTGACGCGGCGGCCATAAAATGTGAATTCAATGTCTTGACCGTACACCCAAGAAAGAGTTCACATAGGTATGACCGTGGCTGTTGATGTCCAGCGAGCGGTCCCTTCCCCGACACCGCAGGAGTCTTATTCATGCCCCAGACGAGAGCAACGATCGATTCGATGCGTCCCGAAATGTTAACGCTCACATACGAGGCCGCTTCCGAGCCGGCCCGGGTCCAGAGAGAGGGGCTCAGCTCCACCTTCCTGGGGCCCAGCGCGCTGGCCCTGGCGGTGCTCACGCTCCTGCCGGCCCCGGCCTCCGCCGCCACCCCGGTGTACACCATGACCGCGTTCACGAACTCGAGTGAATCGAACATGTACGTGTACCAGTCCTATGACGGCACCCATTACGGATTGATGAAGGGGCCCGCCTATACACCTCCGTCGGGATTGATCCGCGACCCCAGCCTCCTCCGACATACGGACGGGGTGTACTACGTGACGTACACCACGAACTGGGACGGCAACACGATTGGTTTCGCCAAGAGCACCGATCGCGTGAACTGGACCTTCATGCAGAATGTCACGCTTCCGACGGCGAACCTGCAGAACACCTGGGCGCCCGAGTGGTTCAAGGACAGCGACGGCAGTATCAACATCATCGTCTCGCTGCGCACCACGGGCACCAGCAACTTCACCCCTCATGTCATCAAGGCGCTCAACACCTCACTGACCGCCTGGTCCAGCCCCGTGCCCCTGTCGGGCCTGGGGCCCAACTACATCGACACGTTCATCGTCAAGCTGGGCAGCACCTACCATGCGTTCACCAAGAACGAGACGAGCAAGTACATCGAGTACGCGACGGCTTCCAGCTTGACCGGACCCTACACCTTCAAGGGCACCGGGGATTGGGCGGGCTGGGGCAACTGGGTGGAAGGTCCGGCCCTGATCCAGTTGGACAATGGCTCCTGGCGGATCCTCTTCGACGGATACTCGTCCGGGAAGTACTACTACAGCGAATCGGCCAACACCTTCGCCTCCTGGTCGGCCAAGAAGGAGCTCCCCTCGCTCACGGGCTTCGTCCGGCACCTGACCGTGCTGAAGGAGCCGGGACAGGCCGGTGACATCCGGCGCCTCCAGTCCTTCAACTTCCCGGACCGTTACGCCCGCCATTACAACTATCAAGCCCGCATCGATCCGAACGTGTCTCCGGTCGAGGACTCACGCTTCCGCATCGTTCCTGGACTGGCCGATGGCAGCAGCGCCGTCTCGTTCGAGTCGGTCAACCTTCCCGGCTACTTCCTCAAACACAGCAACTACGTGCTGGTCCTGGCGCGCGATGATGGCACGGACCAGTTCAAGCAGGACGCCACCTTCCGGGATGTCGCGGGCCTGGCGAACCCGGCCTGGACGTCCTACCAGTCGTACAACGTTCCGGGTTCCTACATCCGTCACTACGACTACACGCTTCGCATCGATCCCATCAACAGCTCGACCGGGCAGTCGGACGCGACGTTCAAGGAAGTCAGTCCGTGACCCGGAGCTGAACCCTGTCTCGTGATGACCCGAGGAAAGGAAGAACCTTCAATGACGAAACGCTCATCCCTCCCGCAGCGCGTGCTCTCCCTGGTCGTGGCGGCCCTGTCCCTGGGCCTCGCGGCGGGAACTGCCCTGGCTGCTCCCCCGAAGTATACGAACCCCCTGATTGCCCAGCGGGCAGACGCCCAGATCTTCAAGCACACCGACGGCTACTACTACTTCACGGCTTCCGTTCCGGAGTACGACCGGATCATCCTGCGGCGCGCGACGTCGATCCAGGGCCTGGCCTCCGCGGCGGAGACGGTGGTCTGGCGCAAGCATTCTTCCGGCGAGATGGCGGCGCACATCTGGGCGCCGGAGCTCCACTTCATCTCGGGCAAGTGGTACATCTACTTCGCGGCGGGTGCCTCCAACGATATCTGGAGGATCCGTATGTATGCCCTCGAGAACAGCAGTACCAACCCGTTGACCGGGTCCTGGACCGAGAAGGGCGCCATCTCCACGGGAGTGGATTCGTTCTCGCTCGATGCCACCACCTTCGAGCACAACGGCCAGCGATACATGCTCTGGGCGCAGTACAATCCAGACAGCAATGTGTACATCGCGAAGATGAGCAGCCCCACCACCCTCGCGGGCTCCCCGGTGCTGCTGACCAAGCCCGAGTATGCCTGGGAGACCCAGGGCTTCCGGGTCAACGAAGGCCCCGCGGTCCTCAAGAAGAACGGGAAGATCTTCGTCACCTATTCCGCCAGCAAGACCGATGACCGTTACTGCATGGGGATGCTGACGGCCTCCGACAGCAGTGATCTCCTCAATCCCGCTTCCTGGCGGAAGTCGCCGACGCCCGTGTTCGTCAGCAACGTGAACACGAGCCAGTACGGCCCCGGCCACAACTTCTTCACCGTGTCCGAGGACGGCCAGAGCGACCTTCTCGTCTACCACGCGCGCCCCTACCAGCAGATCAACGGGGACCCGCTGTACGATCCGAACCGCCACACCCGCGTGCAGAAGATCTACTGGAACGCGGACGGGACACCGAACTTCGGAATTCCGCTGGCGGATGGGGCCACGCCCTTCCGGTTCAAGTCATACAACCTGCCCAACTACGTGATCCGTCACTGGGAGTTCCGGGGCCGGCTCGAGACCAATGTGAATCCCCTGGCGGATTCGCAATTCCGGCTCGTGCCGGGCCTGTCCGGCTCGGGAACGGTCTCGTTCGAGTCGGCGAACTTCCCGGGCTACTACCTGCGGCACAAGAACTTGGAGGCCTGGGTGGAGAAGAGTGATGGCTCCACCTCGTTCAAGAACGATGCGTCG
Above is a window of Cystobacter fuscus DNA encoding:
- a CDS encoding glycoside hydrolase family 43 protein: MLTLTYEAASEPARVQREGLSSTFLGPSALALAVLTLLPAPASAATPVYTMTAFTNSSESNMYVYQSYDGTHYGLMKGPAYTPPSGLIRDPSLLRHTDGVYYVTYTTNWDGNTIGFAKSTDRVNWTFMQNVTLPTANLQNTWAPEWFKDSDGSINIIVSLRTTGTSNFTPHVIKALNTSLTAWSSPVPLSGLGPNYIDTFIVKLGSTYHAFTKNETSKYIEYATASSLTGPYTFKGTGDWAGWGNWVEGPALIQLDNGSWRILFDGYSSGKYYYSESANTFASWSAKKELPSLTGFVRHLTVLKEPGQAGDIRRLQSFNFPDRYARHYNYQARIDPNVSPVEDSRFRIVPGLADGSSAVSFESVNLPGYFLKHSNYVLVLARDDGTDQFKQDATFRDVAGLANPAWTSYQSYNVPGSYIRHYDYTLRIDPINSSTGQSDATFKEVSP
- a CDS encoding family 43 glycosylhydrolase gives rise to the protein MTKRSSLPQRVLSLVVAALSLGLAAGTALAAPPKYTNPLIAQRADAQIFKHTDGYYYFTASVPEYDRIILRRATSIQGLASAAETVVWRKHSSGEMAAHIWAPELHFISGKWYIYFAAGASNDIWRIRMYALENSSTNPLTGSWTEKGAISTGVDSFSLDATTFEHNGQRYMLWAQYNPDSNVYIAKMSSPTTLAGSPVLLTKPEYAWETQGFRVNEGPAVLKKNGKIFVTYSASKTDDRYCMGMLTASDSSDLLNPASWRKSPTPVFVSNVNTSQYGPGHNFFTVSEDGQSDLLVYHARPYQQINGDPLYDPNRHTRVQKIYWNADGTPNFGIPLADGATPFRFKSYNLPNYVIRHWEFRGRLETNVNPLADSQFRLVPGLSGSGTVSFESANFPGYYLRHKNLEAWVEKSDGSTSFKNDASFYQRSGLASSEGSSFESYNYAGRYLRHFNYLLYVQSLSTATDKADATFIAD